Proteins encoded in a region of the Corynebacterium genitalium ATCC 33030 genome:
- the sufC gene encoding Fe-S cluster assembly ATPase SufC, giving the protein MSTLEIKNLHASVLPLEEGQEPTPILKGVNLTINSGETHAIMGPNGSGKSTLAYTLSGHPSYEVTDGEVLLDGENILDMEVDERARAGLFLAMQYPVEVPGVSSSNFMRSAVTAVRGEAPKLREWVQELNQARDDLKIDPSFSERAVNEGFSGGEKKRHEVMQLALMKPKFAVMDETDSGLDVDALRIVSEGINRYQQETDGGILMITHYQRILNYVRPDHVHIFADGVIKHSGGFELAEKLESEGYEAFV; this is encoded by the coding sequence ATGTCCACGCTTGAAATCAAGAACCTTCACGCTTCGGTCCTCCCGCTCGAGGAGGGGCAGGAGCCGACCCCGATCCTCAAGGGCGTCAACCTGACCATCAACTCCGGTGAGACCCACGCCATCATGGGCCCGAACGGCTCCGGCAAGTCCACTCTGGCCTACACCCTGTCCGGCCACCCGTCCTACGAGGTGACTGACGGTGAGGTGCTTCTCGATGGCGAGAACATCCTCGACATGGAAGTCGACGAGCGCGCACGCGCCGGCCTCTTCCTGGCCATGCAGTACCCGGTCGAGGTCCCGGGCGTGTCCTCCTCGAACTTCATGCGCTCCGCCGTCACCGCCGTGCGCGGCGAGGCACCGAAGCTGCGCGAGTGGGTTCAGGAGCTCAACCAGGCCCGCGACGACCTGAAGATCGACCCGTCGTTCTCCGAGCGTGCTGTGAACGAAGGCTTCTCCGGTGGTGAGAAGAAGCGCCACGAGGTCATGCAGCTCGCCCTGATGAAGCCGAAGTTCGCTGTGATGGACGAGACCGACTCCGGCCTCGACGTCGACGCCCTGCGCATTGTCTCTGAGGGCATCAACCGCTACCAGCAGGAGACCGACGGCGGCATCCTGATGATCACCCACTACCAGCGCATCCTCAACTACGTGCGCCCGGACCACGTCCACATCTTCGCGGACGGCGTGATCAAGCACTCCGGCGGCTTTGAGCTGGCTGAGAAGCTCGAGTCCGAGGGATACGAGGCGTTCGTCTAA
- a CDS encoding ABC transporter permease — protein MTTTDFPPGTFTPAPQRASAAAMAAAQGRIESKLMLRHGEQLLLNLIVPAAILIGAVFVPVLGDNVTLNELVPMVFSIAAAGAGFTGQAIALAFDRRYGALKRTGASGVPAWTIIAGKVIGVLSTVVVQILVLGAIALFLGWRVSVGGALLGLLTLLIGVTAFTALGLLLGGTQSSESVLASANLIWLLLLAVLGWVVYAGLLGSPGVWDVVPTVALASAMTGALNGTIYLTAWMSLSAWTILAVLGTIRWFRFDG, from the coding sequence ATGACCACTACTGATTTCCCACCCGGCACCTTCACCCCGGCTCCGCAGCGGGCGAGCGCCGCGGCGATGGCGGCGGCGCAAGGCCGCATCGAGTCGAAGCTCATGCTCCGCCACGGAGAGCAACTTCTGCTCAACCTCATCGTGCCGGCAGCCATCCTCATCGGTGCCGTGTTCGTGCCCGTCTTAGGCGACAATGTCACCCTCAATGAGCTTGTCCCCATGGTCTTCTCCATCGCCGCGGCCGGTGCCGGGTTCACCGGACAAGCCATCGCGTTGGCGTTTGACCGCCGCTACGGGGCACTCAAACGCACAGGCGCATCAGGCGTGCCAGCGTGGACAATCATCGCCGGGAAGGTCATCGGCGTGCTGTCTACCGTGGTGGTGCAGATTCTCGTGCTCGGCGCAATCGCGCTGTTCTTAGGATGGCGGGTTTCCGTCGGCGGAGCGTTGCTGGGGTTGCTTACTCTGCTCATCGGTGTCACTGCGTTCACGGCGTTGGGGTTGCTGTTGGGGGGCACGCAGTCGTCGGAAAGCGTGCTTGCCAGCGCGAACCTGATCTGGTTGCTACTGCTCGCCGTACTGGGGTGGGTCGTCTACGCCGGTCTCCTCGGCTCGCCTGGGGTGTGGGACGTGGTGCCCACCGTGGCGCTCGCGAGCGCGATGACCGGCGCGTTGAACGGCACTATCTACCTCACCGCGTGGATGTCGCTGTCCGCTTGGACAATTTTGGCGGTTTTGGGAACTATCCGGTGGTTCCGTTTCGACGGATAA
- the sufD gene encoding Fe-S cluster assembly protein SufD, which produces MTETVTKKERVGNATFHDNKGDLFASYDVNDFEVPQGRDEIWRFVSLRRLRGLHNGTFPDQGEAQVNVSGPAEVTVEQVSPDDERLKTTSAPVDRIAAQAWTSMPHATIVSVPANAELTEPVVITTTGAGLDVTTFSGLHIEVGQSATATILVQYEGSGTHADNVNFVIGDNAQVNVVVDEQWNNDAVHVGAQSIVCGRDAVLRHTVATFGGELVRNTPRVKYAGSGGDVELTGVYYADDGQYIENRLLVDHNHPYCRSNVLYKGALQGGKDSKLPDARTCWVGDVLIRSNASGTETYEANRNIVLTDGARADAIPNLEIETGDIPGAGHAATVGRFDEEQLFYLKSRGIPDGEARRLIVRGFFNEVLNRIPVENVREELINRVSGELENVEL; this is translated from the coding sequence TTGACCGAGACCGTTACCAAGAAGGAACGCGTCGGCAACGCCACGTTCCACGACAACAAGGGTGACCTGTTCGCCTCCTACGACGTCAACGACTTTGAGGTGCCGCAGGGCCGCGACGAAATCTGGCGTTTCGTGTCCCTGCGCCGCCTGCGTGGGCTGCACAACGGCACCTTCCCGGACCAGGGTGAGGCGCAGGTCAACGTGTCCGGCCCGGCCGAGGTCACTGTCGAGCAGGTGTCGCCTGACGACGAGCGACTCAAGACCACGTCCGCCCCGGTCGACCGCATCGCTGCTCAGGCATGGACCTCCATGCCGCACGCGACGATTGTTTCCGTCCCGGCGAATGCCGAGCTGACCGAGCCAGTGGTCATCACCACCACCGGTGCAGGTCTGGACGTGACCACCTTCTCCGGCCTCCACATCGAGGTGGGCCAGAGCGCGACCGCTACCATCCTGGTGCAGTACGAAGGCTCCGGCACCCACGCCGACAACGTCAACTTCGTCATCGGTGACAACGCGCAGGTCAACGTCGTGGTCGACGAGCAGTGGAATAACGACGCCGTTCACGTTGGTGCGCAGAGCATCGTCTGCGGCCGCGACGCCGTGCTGCGCCACACCGTGGCCACTTTCGGCGGTGAGCTGGTCCGCAACACCCCGCGCGTGAAGTACGCAGGCTCCGGCGGTGACGTCGAGCTGACCGGTGTCTACTACGCCGACGACGGGCAGTACATTGAAAACCGCCTGCTGGTGGACCACAATCACCCGTACTGCCGCTCCAACGTGCTGTACAAGGGTGCACTGCAGGGCGGCAAGGACTCCAAGCTCCCTGACGCCCGCACCTGCTGGGTCGGCGACGTGCTCATCCGCTCCAACGCTTCCGGCACGGAGACCTACGAGGCCAACCGCAACATCGTTTTGACTGACGGCGCACGCGCTGACGCGATCCCGAACCTCGAGATCGAGACCGGTGACATCCCGGGCGCAGGCCACGCCGCCACCGTTGGCCGATTCGACGAGGAGCAGTTGTTCTACCTCAAGTCCCGCGGTATCCCCGACGGCGAGGCACGCCGCCTCATTGTCCGCGGCTTCTTCAACGAGGTTCTCAACCGCATCCCGGTTGAGAATGTGCGCGAAGAGTTGATTAACCGCGTCTCCGGCGAGCTCGAGAACGTCGAACTGTAA
- a CDS encoding COX15/CtaA family protein, which produces MSTTTQDDNRTFREKIRDVPSVKTQRIFALIMLIAQGGITFTGSLVRVTGSGLGCNTWPLCHEGSLFPVPGAAPWVQQVIEFGNRTLTFVVVATTILVFWAVMKAGRRNSIIVLSVLSGLGVVLQAVIGGISVLLDLQWWSVAIHFLPSMLLVWIAAVLYMRIKEPDDVAPTERFSPATRSLVVVAAVALCLVLVTGTMVTGSGPHSGDSGVGMEGRLAIDTQLLAYAHAACMYIYLVFTLIAVYMLRRQNAPKDAFNTALVLVAMIVVQWAIGVGQFYLGVPRWTVPMHIIMSSVVVAYSAFLYSHGSRRLPLLEPHQHNTLANRDALDSSSNPSDPSDPSDPSTAAAV; this is translated from the coding sequence GTGAGCACGACAACCCAGGACGACAATCGGACATTCCGTGAGAAGATCCGCGACGTGCCGTCGGTCAAGACTCAGCGCATCTTCGCGCTCATCATGCTCATCGCGCAGGGCGGGATCACCTTCACCGGCTCACTCGTGCGCGTCACCGGTTCCGGGCTGGGCTGCAACACATGGCCGCTGTGCCACGAGGGATCACTGTTCCCGGTGCCGGGCGCGGCGCCGTGGGTGCAGCAGGTCATCGAGTTCGGCAACCGCACCCTGACATTCGTGGTGGTCGCGACGACGATCCTCGTGTTCTGGGCTGTCATGAAGGCTGGTCGACGCAACTCGATCATTGTGCTGTCAGTGCTTTCCGGTCTTGGCGTTGTCCTGCAGGCCGTCATCGGCGGCATCTCGGTATTGCTGGACCTGCAGTGGTGGTCTGTAGCCATTCACTTCCTGCCGTCGATGCTGCTCGTCTGGATCGCTGCTGTTCTCTACATGCGCATTAAAGAGCCTGACGATGTCGCACCCACCGAGCGCTTCTCCCCCGCTACCCGTTCTCTGGTCGTCGTCGCAGCGGTCGCGCTGTGCCTCGTTTTGGTGACCGGCACGATGGTCACCGGTTCCGGCCCGCACTCCGGCGATTCCGGTGTGGGAATGGAAGGTCGCCTGGCTATCGACACGCAGCTGCTCGCGTACGCGCACGCGGCGTGCATGTACATCTACCTTGTGTTCACCCTCATCGCTGTCTACATGCTGCGCCGTCAGAACGCCCCGAAGGACGCGTTCAACACCGCGTTGGTGCTCGTGGCCATGATCGTCGTGCAGTGGGCCATCGGTGTGGGCCAGTTCTACCTGGGTGTGCCGCGCTGGACGGTGCCCATGCACATCATCATGTCCTCTGTGGTGGTGGCCTACAGCGCGTTCCTGTACAGCCACGGCAGCCGCCGGCTTCCCCTCCTTGAGCCGCACCAGCACAACACGCTCGCGAACCGGGATGCCCTCGACTCCAGCAGCAACCCCAGCGACCCTAGCGACCCCAGCGACCCAAGCACCGCTGCCGCCGTCTAA
- a CDS encoding cysteine desulfurase has protein sequence MTFLNPDGTLDVGAVRAEFPILHRTVRDDVPVVYLDSGATSQRPERVWRAEEEFVLNTFAPVHRGAYQLAEEATDAYESAREKIAAFVGAEGHEIAFTKNATEALNLVAFTLGDDRAGDLQITSDDTIVITELEHHANLVPWQELARRTGATLKWYTLTDDGRIDLDSLELDETVKVVAFTHQSNVTGAIPDVAEIVRRSKDVGALTVLDACQSVPHQPVDFHALDVDFAAFSGHKMCGPSGVGVVYGKGELLNQLPPFLTGGSMIEVVRMEGSTFAPAPQRFEAGTQMTSQVVGLGAAVDFLNEVGMENIQAHEHMLTAYALERMQEIDGLRLAGPATPEMRGGAVSFTVDGIHPHDMGQVLDSRGVCIRVGHHCAWPAHRGLNAQSTARASFYLYNTTDEIDALVSAIGHAKEFFG, from the coding sequence ATGACGTTTCTTAACCCCGACGGCACGCTCGACGTGGGTGCGGTGCGCGCCGAGTTTCCGATTCTGCACCGCACGGTCCGCGACGACGTGCCGGTGGTCTATTTGGACTCCGGTGCGACCTCCCAGCGGCCTGAGCGCGTCTGGCGCGCAGAGGAAGAGTTCGTGCTGAACACCTTCGCCCCGGTGCACCGCGGTGCCTACCAGCTCGCAGAGGAGGCCACCGACGCTTACGAGTCCGCGCGCGAGAAGATCGCCGCGTTCGTTGGTGCGGAAGGCCACGAGATCGCGTTCACGAAGAACGCGACGGAAGCGCTCAACCTTGTCGCCTTCACGCTTGGCGACGATCGAGCCGGTGACCTTCAAATCACCTCCGACGACACGATCGTCATCACGGAGCTGGAGCACCACGCCAATCTGGTGCCGTGGCAGGAGCTTGCGCGCCGCACTGGTGCGACGTTGAAGTGGTACACGCTGACCGACGACGGCCGCATCGACCTCGATTCTCTCGAGCTCGACGAGACCGTCAAGGTTGTGGCGTTCACCCACCAGTCCAACGTGACAGGCGCAATTCCGGATGTCGCCGAAATTGTGCGCCGCTCAAAGGACGTGGGAGCGCTCACCGTGCTCGACGCGTGCCAGTCCGTGCCGCACCAGCCGGTGGATTTCCACGCCCTCGATGTCGACTTCGCGGCCTTTTCCGGCCACAAGATGTGCGGCCCGTCCGGCGTCGGCGTCGTCTACGGCAAGGGGGAGCTGCTGAATCAGCTTCCGCCGTTCCTCACCGGTGGCTCGATGATCGAGGTCGTGCGCATGGAGGGATCGACCTTTGCGCCTGCTCCGCAGCGCTTCGAGGCTGGCACGCAGATGACCAGTCAGGTTGTTGGGCTTGGCGCAGCTGTCGATTTTCTGAACGAAGTCGGCATGGAGAACATCCAGGCTCACGAGCACATGCTCACCGCCTACGCACTCGAGCGCATGCAGGAGATCGACGGGCTGCGTCTCGCCGGCCCGGCGACGCCGGAGATGCGCGGGGGAGCGGTGTCCTTCACTGTTGACGGGATTCACCCGCACGACATGGGCCAAGTCCTTGATTCCCGTGGCGTGTGCATCCGTGTGGGGCACCACTGTGCGTGGCCCGCTCACCGCGGCCTGAACGCCCAGTCCACGGCACGCGCGAGCTTCTACCTGTACAACACCACCGACGAGATCGACGCGCTTGTCAGCGCCATCGGTCACGCCAAGGAATTCTTCGGCTAG
- a CDS encoding helix-turn-helix transcriptional regulator, which translates to MAVTRSTDGETRRLIMSAMLTSRPVTVAELAEKVGITPAGVRRHLDKLLAEGLAELAEADTAGPATRGRPAKYYQLTRDGRERNGHGYDELALAAFAEVEALGGRDAVKNLARKRAEKVLGDVAGEGDVDKRTHDVAAAFAAHGYAANADNVGSSLQLCQRHCPIHAVAAEYPEICEAEHDLIAELVGAAVSPLALIANGDGVCTAHISRADGTASNAQAGGTHKERSGDDD; encoded by the coding sequence ATGGCAGTCACCCGTTCCACTGACGGCGAGACGCGCCGCCTGATCATGTCCGCGATGCTCACGTCGCGGCCTGTGACCGTCGCCGAACTGGCTGAGAAGGTGGGCATCACGCCCGCCGGCGTGCGCAGGCACCTAGACAAACTGCTTGCAGAAGGTCTGGCGGAACTCGCCGAGGCTGACACAGCTGGCCCTGCTACCCGCGGCCGTCCGGCGAAGTATTACCAGCTCACCCGGGACGGTCGTGAACGCAACGGACACGGTTATGATGAGCTCGCACTGGCGGCGTTCGCTGAAGTGGAAGCCCTCGGCGGGCGTGACGCGGTAAAGAATCTCGCCCGGAAACGCGCGGAGAAGGTGCTGGGTGATGTCGCTGGTGAAGGGGACGTCGATAAGCGAACGCATGATGTCGCAGCCGCTTTCGCAGCCCATGGCTACGCCGCGAACGCGGACAACGTAGGCTCGTCTCTGCAACTGTGCCAGCGTCACTGTCCCATTCATGCGGTCGCCGCCGAATACCCGGAGATATGTGAAGCCGAGCACGATCTGATCGCGGAGCTCGTTGGAGCCGCTGTGTCCCCGCTGGCGCTCATCGCTAACGGGGACGGTGTCTGCACAGCCCACATCAGCCGCGCTGACGGCACTGCAAGCAATGCCCAAGCTGGAGGAACCCACAAGGAAAGGAGCGGAGACGATGACTAG
- the mptB gene encoding polyprenol phosphomannose-dependent alpha 1,6 mannosyltransferase MptB has translation MIEGTPSVQPSVWERNRFEVLRVLGVIGTLLMGLGGLGGGALPVVNNAYGSFPFGALMGRMMVASSSIVLLGVAFVVLAWLLMGTFVGAAGGPSRVGVPVLLRTFAVWVAPLVFTAPLFTQDIYSYLAQGSIVAQGMDPYSAGPVELLGRENPLARSVPFIWAESPSPYGPVALGISAGISILTGDSVFWGVVCHRLVSLAGVAAAAWGIVALARRCNVSGAVAVWMGVLNPLVILHLVGGIHNEAVMMGILLIGLELGLRGTDALNAGLAKRRGVVLLVVSGSLITCAGMVKVPGFLALGFVGMSLARRWGGWTGIAKAAAAQTLIMVTTIATVTVATGIGLGWVTGQGGAASIRSWLSLTTDIGVISAFFAQLLGLGDHSEATLAIARTVGLVAAVAFCVRMLWATFKGTIHPVGGLGVATLVLVLLFPVVHPWYPLWGIMPLAAWANRRFFRVAVAGYSAVFSFLVLPRGLALPAGTVVTIYSLLIVSAMILALMACGWLKARGSKVLH, from the coding sequence ATGATCGAAGGCACTCCCTCCGTCCAGCCTAGCGTGTGGGAGCGTAACCGCTTCGAAGTCCTGCGCGTGCTCGGCGTCATCGGCACTCTACTCATGGGCCTCGGAGGCTTAGGCGGCGGAGCGCTACCCGTGGTCAACAACGCCTACGGTTCTTTCCCGTTCGGCGCGTTGATGGGGCGGATGATGGTGGCGTCATCAAGCATTGTGCTGCTGGGCGTCGCCTTCGTTGTTCTGGCGTGGTTGCTCATGGGCACCTTCGTCGGCGCTGCCGGCGGACCGTCGCGTGTCGGGGTGCCGGTGCTGCTGCGCACATTCGCGGTCTGGGTGGCGCCCCTGGTGTTCACCGCTCCCCTGTTCACACAGGACATCTATTCCTATCTCGCGCAGGGGTCGATCGTCGCACAGGGCATGGACCCCTATTCCGCAGGGCCTGTGGAGCTGCTCGGGCGAGAGAACCCGCTGGCGCGTTCCGTGCCGTTCATTTGGGCCGAATCGCCCAGCCCCTACGGACCGGTGGCGCTGGGGATCTCGGCGGGAATCTCCATCCTCACGGGTGACTCGGTGTTCTGGGGTGTCGTGTGTCACCGGCTGGTGTCACTAGCGGGTGTTGCGGCCGCAGCGTGGGGCATCGTGGCGCTGGCTCGCCGCTGCAACGTTTCCGGTGCGGTAGCGGTGTGGATGGGCGTGCTCAACCCGTTGGTGATTCTCCACTTGGTCGGCGGGATCCATAATGAGGCCGTGATGATGGGCATCCTGCTCATCGGTCTGGAACTAGGTCTGCGCGGCACTGACGCGCTCAACGCTGGCCTGGCGAAACGTCGGGGCGTCGTGCTGCTGGTCGTTTCAGGTTCGTTAATCACGTGCGCCGGCATGGTGAAAGTGCCCGGCTTCCTCGCGCTCGGCTTCGTCGGCATGTCTCTCGCGCGCCGGTGGGGCGGCTGGACCGGCATCGCCAAAGCCGCTGCAGCGCAGACGCTCATCATGGTGACCACGATCGCCACTGTCACCGTGGCCACTGGCATCGGGCTGGGTTGGGTGACGGGCCAGGGCGGTGCCGCGTCCATACGCAGCTGGCTCTCACTGACCACCGACATCGGCGTGATCTCTGCATTCTTCGCCCAACTACTGGGCTTGGGCGACCATTCTGAAGCGACACTCGCCATTGCTCGCACCGTGGGGTTGGTGGCCGCAGTCGCGTTCTGTGTGCGCATGCTGTGGGCGACGTTCAAGGGCACGATTCACCCCGTTGGGGGGTTAGGCGTGGCCACGCTCGTCCTCGTGCTTCTTTTCCCTGTTGTTCATCCCTGGTACCCGCTGTGGGGCATCATGCCGCTTGCCGCCTGGGCCAACCGCAGGTTCTTCCGGGTGGCTGTAGCTGGGTATTCGGCGGTTTTCAGTTTCCTCGTCCTGCCGCGGGGGCTTGCCCTCCCAGCGGGGACCGTAGTGACGATCTACTCATTGCTCATCGTTTCGGCGATGATTCTCGCGCTGATGGCGTGTGGGTGGTTAAAGGCCCGGGGCAGCAAAGTCTTACACTGA
- the sufB gene encoding Fe-S cluster assembly protein SufB produces MTSTTPAPGLEKPMNDDEIIESMGPYNYGWHDSDEAGAAARRGLDEQVVRDISAAKNEPEWMLEQRLKALDIYNKKPLPTWGPDLSGIDFDQIKYFVRSTEKQATSWEDLPEDIKNTYDKLGIPEAEKQRLVAGVAAQYESEVVYHKIREDLEEQGVIFVDTDTGLREYPELFKEYFGSVVPAGDNKFSALNAAVWSGGSFIYVPKGVHVEIPLQAYFRINTENMGQFERTLIVVDEDAYVHYVEGCTAPIYQSDSLHAAVVEIIVKKNARCRYTTIQNWSTNVYNLVTQRARAEEGATMEWVDGNIGSKVNMKYPAVWMTGPNARGEVLSAQFCGEGQTQDTGAKVVHMAPNTSSNIVSKSVSRNGGRAAYRGLVQINANAKNSTSNIECDALLVDNISRTDTYPYNDIRNDHVTLGHEAKVSKVSEEQLFYLMSRGISEEDAMAMIVRGFIEPIAKELPMEYALELNRLIELQMEGSVG; encoded by the coding sequence ATGACTAGTACGACTCCCGCACCCGGCCTGGAAAAGCCGATGAATGACGATGAGATTATTGAGTCGATGGGCCCGTACAACTACGGGTGGCACGACTCTGACGAGGCTGGTGCGGCTGCCCGCCGCGGCCTCGACGAGCAGGTCGTGCGCGACATCTCCGCAGCCAAGAATGAGCCGGAGTGGATGCTCGAGCAGCGCTTGAAGGCACTGGACATCTACAACAAGAAGCCGCTGCCGACGTGGGGCCCGGATCTGTCCGGCATTGATTTCGACCAGATCAAGTACTTCGTCCGCTCCACCGAGAAGCAGGCCACCAGCTGGGAGGACCTGCCGGAGGACATCAAGAACACCTACGACAAGCTGGGCATCCCGGAGGCTGAGAAGCAGCGCCTCGTCGCAGGTGTCGCTGCGCAGTACGAGTCCGAGGTCGTCTACCACAAGATCCGCGAGGACTTGGAGGAGCAGGGCGTCATCTTCGTTGACACCGACACCGGTCTGCGCGAATACCCGGAGCTGTTCAAGGAGTACTTTGGCTCCGTCGTCCCGGCTGGCGACAACAAGTTCTCCGCGCTGAACGCTGCTGTGTGGTCCGGCGGTTCCTTCATCTACGTGCCGAAGGGTGTGCACGTGGAGATCCCGCTGCAGGCATACTTCCGCATCAACACCGAGAACATGGGCCAGTTTGAGCGCACGCTCATCGTCGTCGACGAGGACGCGTACGTCCACTACGTGGAGGGCTGCACCGCTCCGATCTACCAGTCCGACTCGCTGCACGCGGCCGTGGTGGAGATCATCGTGAAGAAGAATGCGCGCTGCCGCTACACCACGATCCAGAACTGGTCCACCAACGTCTACAACCTGGTCACCCAGCGTGCCCGCGCCGAAGAAGGCGCCACGATGGAGTGGGTCGACGGAAACATCGGCTCCAAGGTGAACATGAAGTACCCGGCTGTTTGGATGACCGGCCCGAACGCCCGCGGCGAAGTCCTCTCCGCGCAGTTCTGTGGCGAAGGCCAGACCCAGGACACCGGTGCCAAGGTCGTCCACATGGCGCCGAATACGTCCTCCAACATCGTGTCCAAGTCCGTCTCCCGCAACGGCGGCCGCGCAGCCTACCGCGGCCTGGTCCAGATCAACGCCAACGCGAAGAACTCCACCTCCAACATCGAGTGCGACGCACTGCTGGTGGACAACATCTCGCGCACCGACACCTACCCGTACAACGACATCCGCAACGACCACGTCACCCTGGGCCACGAGGCCAAGGTGTCCAAGGTCAGCGAAGAGCAGCTGTTCTACCTGATGTCGCGCGGCATCTCCGAGGAAGACGCGATGGCGATGATCGTCCGCGGCTTCATCGAGCCGATTGCCAAGGAACTCCCGATGGAGTACGCGCTCGAGCTCAACCGCCTCATTGAACTGCAGATGGAAGGATCGGTGGGTTAA
- a CDS encoding ABC transporter ATP-binding protein produces MSTDEVALRVSNVVKTFGSTTAVNGVSFAARRGEVLALLGPNGAGKTTTIEMCEGFTTPTSGSIDVLGMDPQTEPEKVRERIGIMLQGGGSYSGIRVKEMLNLTASYNADPLDPEWLMDVLGLRSVASTTYRRLSGGQQQRLSLALALIGRPELVFLDEPTAGMDAQSRRTVWRLISALRRDGVTIILTTHLMDEAEELADNVVIVDKGAVIAEGSPNELIAEGASETLEVRTVGSLDVAALPDLQEVEPGLYQLTVAPTPEIIAAVASAAARQGVLISSMGTRRRSLEDVFLDLTGRELRA; encoded by the coding sequence ATGAGTACGGATGAGGTTGCCCTGCGTGTGAGCAACGTGGTGAAGACATTCGGCAGCACCACTGCTGTCAACGGAGTGTCCTTTGCTGCTCGCCGCGGCGAAGTGCTCGCCTTGCTCGGCCCGAACGGCGCAGGCAAGACCACCACGATCGAGATGTGTGAGGGATTCACCACCCCTACTTCCGGCTCGATCGACGTATTGGGCATGGACCCGCAAACAGAGCCAGAAAAGGTGCGCGAGCGCATCGGCATCATGCTCCAAGGCGGCGGTTCCTACTCCGGCATTCGCGTCAAGGAGATGCTCAATCTCACCGCCTCCTACAACGCAGATCCCCTCGATCCCGAATGGCTCATGGACGTCCTCGGCCTGCGGTCAGTGGCATCGACGACGTACCGGCGGCTCTCGGGCGGACAGCAGCAACGCCTATCGCTTGCGCTGGCGCTCATCGGGCGCCCTGAACTTGTTTTTCTCGACGAGCCAACCGCCGGCATGGATGCCCAGTCACGGCGCACCGTGTGGCGGCTCATCAGCGCTTTGCGCCGCGACGGCGTGACCATCATCCTCACCACGCACCTCATGGACGAGGCAGAAGAGTTGGCCGACAACGTGGTGATCGTCGACAAAGGCGCGGTCATCGCAGAAGGCAGCCCTAACGAACTCATTGCCGAAGGCGCTTCTGAAACGCTCGAAGTGCGCACTGTTGGCAGCCTCGACGTGGCTGCTCTCCCCGACCTGCAAGAGGTGGAGCCAGGGCTGTACCAGCTCACTGTCGCACCCACGCCGGAGATCATCGCCGCCGTAGCGAGTGCAGCCGCGCGACAGGGAGTACTGATCAGCTCCATGGGCACTCGCCGCCGCAGTTTGGAGGACGTGTTTCTGGATCTCACGGGAAGAGAGTTGAGGGCCTGA
- a CDS encoding quinone oxidoreductase family protein: MKAIQITQHGGPDVLTVVETADPTPQDHQVLVEVLYAGVNYIDTYFREGIYHSELPFIPGKEGCGRVIHDPRGEIADGTVVAWASAEGSYAEKVCVDRARLVAVPDSISPEVAASMLLQGMTAHYLLYGVRDTQQGDSMLVTAGAGGVGLLLTQLAHAQGATVYSVVSTDEKEELAYAAGATEVFRYSEGLAETVRRRNAGRGVDVVYDGVGKDTFQESLESVRPRGLVCLFGAASGPVEPFDPQLLNKHGSIFLTRPSLGAYTATDDEFRMRAQAVVRAVEEGTLDIRVHEPYALDDASRAHHDLQSRSTTGSVVLKVAD, encoded by the coding sequence ATGAAGGCTATCCAGATCACCCAGCACGGCGGCCCCGACGTCCTCACCGTCGTCGAGACAGCGGACCCCACACCACAGGACCATCAGGTTCTCGTGGAGGTGCTCTACGCGGGTGTCAACTACATTGACACCTATTTCCGCGAGGGCATCTACCACAGCGAGCTGCCCTTCATTCCGGGCAAGGAAGGCTGCGGCCGCGTCATCCACGACCCGCGCGGTGAGATCGCCGACGGCACTGTTGTCGCCTGGGCCTCCGCCGAAGGGTCCTACGCGGAAAAGGTCTGCGTGGACCGCGCCCGCCTCGTCGCCGTACCGGACTCGATTTCACCCGAGGTTGCCGCTTCGATGCTGCTGCAGGGCATGACCGCCCACTACCTGCTCTACGGGGTGCGGGACACTCAGCAAGGCGATTCCATGCTGGTCACTGCTGGGGCGGGCGGCGTGGGTCTGTTGCTCACCCAGCTCGCCCACGCCCAGGGCGCGACGGTCTATTCCGTGGTGTCTACCGATGAGAAAGAAGAACTCGCCTACGCCGCCGGGGCGACCGAGGTGTTCCGTTACAGCGAGGGCTTGGCGGAAACCGTGCGGCGGCGAAACGCTGGCCGCGGGGTCGACGTGGTCTATGACGGCGTGGGCAAAGACACCTTCCAGGAATCGCTCGAGTCGGTCCGCCCACGCGGCCTGGTCTGCCTTTTCGGCGCTGCGTCAGGCCCAGTGGAGCCGTTTGACCCGCAGCTATTGAACAAGCACGGCTCGATCTTCCTCACCCGTCCGTCGCTTGGCGCGTACACAGCGACCGACGACGAGTTCCGGATGCGTGCGCAAGCCGTCGTGCGCGCGGTTGAGGAGGGGACGCTAGACATCCGCGTCCACGAGCCCTACGCGCTTGACGACGCTTCCCGCGCCCACCACGATCTTCAATCCCGTAGCACGACCGGCTCCGTCGTGTTGAAAGTGGCCGATTAG